In Corallococcus macrosporus, the following are encoded in one genomic region:
- the carF gene encoding plasmanylethanolamine desaturase gives MKKPNTIAEKVRLQDAQTLAQGYSPAIRAMEIASIIAFVGLEGALVYKLWSTHHTGPWLLTLAVVLGYLAADFVSGVVHWMGDTWGSTEMPILGKAFIRPFREHHVDEKAITRHDFVETNGNNCLVSLPVAALAVAVPLNGPGWVFLAAFLGAMIFWVMATNQFHKWSHLDQPPALINFLQRVHLILPPDHHRVHHTAPFNQYYCITVGWMNRPLKLIRFFPLMERLITWATGQLPRQDDIGTEAAEALVAVDDAQPLPVLQAAKELLQASAEEPAPAVSTRPVP, from the coding sequence ATGAAGAAGCCGAACACCATCGCGGAGAAGGTCCGCCTGCAGGACGCCCAGACGCTCGCGCAGGGGTACTCGCCCGCCATCCGCGCCATGGAGATCGCCTCCATCATCGCGTTCGTGGGCCTGGAGGGCGCGCTCGTCTACAAGCTCTGGAGCACCCACCACACCGGCCCGTGGCTTTTGACCCTGGCGGTGGTGCTGGGCTACCTGGCCGCGGACTTCGTGTCCGGCGTGGTCCACTGGATGGGTGACACGTGGGGCTCCACGGAGATGCCCATCCTGGGCAAGGCCTTCATCCGCCCCTTCCGCGAGCACCACGTCGACGAGAAGGCCATCACCCGCCACGACTTCGTGGAGACCAACGGCAACAACTGCCTGGTGTCGCTGCCCGTGGCGGCGCTCGCGGTGGCGGTGCCGCTCAACGGCCCGGGCTGGGTGTTCCTGGCCGCGTTCCTGGGCGCGATGATCTTCTGGGTGATGGCGACCAACCAGTTCCACAAGTGGTCGCACCTGGACCAGCCGCCCGCGCTCATCAACTTCCTGCAGCGCGTGCACCTCATCCTGCCGCCGGACCACCACCGCGTGCACCACACCGCGCCCTTCAACCAGTACTACTGCATCACCGTGGGCTGGATGAACCGGCCGCTGAAGCTGATCCGCTTCTTCCCGCTGATGGAGCGGCTCATCACCTGGGCCACCGGCCAGCTGCCGCGCCAGGACGACATCGGCACGGAGGCCGCCGAGGCGCTCGTCGCCGTGGACGACGCGCAGCCGCTGCCCGTGCTCCAGGCGGCCAAGGAGCTGCTCCAGGCCTCCGCCGAGGAGCCCGCTCCCGCCGTGTCCACCCGCCCCGTTCCGTAA
- the tolR gene encoding protein TolR: MGMGGGKGGGGRTTMSEINVTPMVDVMLVLLIIFMVTAPLIQQGVKVNLPETKAAPVEATEKKVVLSIDAGKKVYIGDAEVALEELETKLAANAKAQADKEVYLHADRDVPYGVVVEVMAAAQRAGISNVGMITEPATGSKASNSGKAAPASSGKGKPKEAKR; this comes from the coding sequence ATGGGCATGGGCGGAGGCAAGGGCGGCGGTGGCCGCACCACCATGAGCGAGATCAACGTCACGCCCATGGTGGACGTGATGCTGGTGCTGCTCATCATCTTCATGGTGACGGCGCCCCTCATCCAGCAGGGCGTGAAGGTGAACCTGCCGGAGACCAAGGCGGCCCCGGTGGAGGCGACGGAGAAGAAGGTCGTCCTCTCCATCGACGCGGGCAAGAAGGTCTACATCGGGGACGCGGAGGTGGCGCTGGAGGAGCTGGAGACGAAGCTCGCCGCCAACGCGAAGGCGCAGGCCGACAAGGAAGTGTATCTCCACGCGGACCGGGACGTGCCGTACGGCGTGGTGGTGGAGGTGATGGCCGCGGCCCAGCGCGCGGGCATCTCCAACGTGGGGATGATCACGGAACCGGCCACGGGCTCCAAGGCGTCCAACTCCGGCAAGGCCGCCCCCGCGTCCAGCGGCAAGGGCAAGCCCAAGGAGGCGAAGCGCTAG
- a CDS encoding aminotransferase class V-fold PLP-dependent enzyme, whose translation MSAPLPALRTHWGLDPQVVFLNHGSFGACPTPVLQHQAELRARLESEPVRFLARELEPLLNEARAALAAFVGVDAEDLAFVPNATTGVNTVLRNLRFQPGDELLVTDNEYNASRNALDVAAAEQGVKVVVAKLPWPVTSPESVVDAVMAQVTPRTRLVLIDHITSQTALILPVAELVRRLRERGVETLVDGAHGPGMVPLALQELGVAYYTGNCHKWLCAPKGAAFLYVRRDLQRGFKPMVVSHGHNSPRTDRSRFRLEFDWVGTVDPTPFLCIPTVIRFMGGLVPGGWPEVMASNRAKALAARQRLNAKLGNTEPLCPESMVGSMACVALPDGFPERPEPPLYVDPLHVRLFEEHRIEIPVTAWPRAPRRHLRLSAQLYNTPADYESLERALEALLR comes from the coding sequence ATGAGCGCTCCCCTCCCCGCCCTCAGGACCCACTGGGGCCTGGACCCCCAGGTCGTCTTCCTCAACCACGGCTCGTTCGGCGCGTGCCCCACGCCGGTGCTCCAGCACCAGGCGGAGCTGCGGGCGCGGCTGGAGTCGGAGCCCGTGCGATTCCTCGCCCGGGAGCTGGAGCCGCTGCTGAACGAGGCGCGCGCCGCGCTCGCGGCCTTCGTGGGCGTGGACGCGGAGGACCTGGCGTTCGTGCCCAACGCCACCACGGGCGTGAACACCGTGCTGCGCAACCTGCGCTTCCAGCCGGGCGACGAGCTGCTCGTCACCGACAACGAATACAACGCGTCCAGGAACGCGCTGGACGTGGCCGCCGCCGAGCAGGGCGTGAAGGTGGTGGTGGCGAAGCTGCCCTGGCCCGTCACGTCGCCTGAGTCGGTGGTGGACGCGGTGATGGCGCAGGTGACGCCGCGCACGCGGCTGGTCCTCATCGACCACATCACCAGCCAGACGGCGCTGATCCTGCCGGTGGCGGAGCTGGTGCGCCGATTGCGCGAGCGGGGCGTGGAGACGCTGGTGGACGGCGCGCACGGGCCCGGCATGGTGCCGCTGGCGCTCCAGGAGCTGGGCGTCGCGTACTACACCGGCAACTGCCACAAGTGGCTGTGCGCGCCCAAGGGGGCCGCGTTCCTGTACGTGCGCCGCGACCTGCAGCGGGGCTTCAAGCCCATGGTGGTGAGCCACGGGCACAACTCGCCGCGCACGGACCGCTCGCGCTTCCGGCTGGAGTTCGACTGGGTGGGCACCGTCGACCCCACGCCCTTCCTGTGCATCCCCACGGTGATCCGCTTCATGGGCGGGCTCGTGCCGGGCGGGTGGCCGGAGGTGATGGCGTCCAACCGGGCAAAGGCCCTGGCCGCCCGCCAGCGGCTGAACGCGAAGCTGGGCAACACGGAGCCGCTGTGCCCGGAATCCATGGTGGGCAGCATGGCGTGCGTGGCCCTGCCGGACGGCTTCCCGGAGCGTCCCGAGCCGCCGCTCTACGTGGATCCCCTCCATGTGCGCCTGTTCGAGGAGCACCGCATCGAGATCCCCGTCACGGCCTGGCCCCGGGCGCCCCGCCGGCACCTGCGGCTGTCCGCGCAGCTCTACAACACCCCGGCGGACTACGAGTCCCTGGAGCGCGCTTTGGAAGCGCTGCTGCGTTGA
- a CDS encoding spinster family MFS transporter produces the protein MNASTPVAPSSARATQSVRAGYALFILTLINLVNYLDRYIIAVALPEIQKDFGINDAQSGLLGTVFIIVFMLASPLGGFLGDRIPRRLLVAGGVILWSLATGASGLASSFTALLLARAVIGIGEAGYGAVAPSIISDLYPREQRTRMLSYFYIAIPVGSAMGYGLGGWLTQTYSWHAAFFAGGVPGLLLGTMAFFMPEPQRGAMDGPDAAVKLPFMEGLKGLGRNMAFWATTAGYTLMTFSIGGLAFWMPTYLVRERHLWLEHPGRVGLVFGAITAVAGLTGTVAGGWLGDKMDRKRAGGGLWLSGVGLLLAAPCMYLAVNIQDTTLTFAAIGVAQFLIFLNSGPINAAIVNCVPPAFRAFAMGLNVLCIHMLGDAISPTLIGQIADMASLHTAIAINAVPVLLGGLALLVGAKLFREATPRTQAG, from the coding sequence ATGAACGCCTCCACCCCCGTCGCTCCGTCCAGCGCGCGTGCCACGCAGTCCGTGCGCGCGGGCTACGCGCTGTTCATCCTCACGCTGATCAACCTGGTCAACTACCTTGACCGGTACATCATCGCCGTCGCGCTGCCGGAGATTCAGAAGGACTTCGGCATCAACGACGCGCAGTCCGGACTGCTGGGCACCGTCTTCATCATCGTGTTCATGCTGGCGTCGCCCCTGGGCGGCTTTTTGGGGGACCGCATCCCCCGCCGGCTGCTGGTGGCGGGCGGCGTCATCCTCTGGAGCCTGGCCACGGGGGCCAGCGGCCTTGCGTCCAGCTTCACGGCGCTGCTGCTGGCGCGCGCGGTGATTGGCATTGGCGAGGCGGGCTATGGCGCGGTGGCGCCGTCCATCATCTCCGACCTGTACCCGCGCGAGCAGCGCACGCGGATGCTGTCGTACTTCTACATCGCCATCCCGGTGGGCTCCGCCATGGGCTACGGCCTGGGCGGCTGGCTGACGCAGACGTATTCGTGGCACGCGGCGTTCTTCGCGGGCGGCGTGCCGGGGCTCTTGCTGGGCACCATGGCCTTCTTCATGCCGGAGCCGCAGCGCGGCGCCATGGACGGGCCGGACGCGGCGGTGAAGCTGCCGTTCATGGAGGGCTTGAAGGGGCTGGGCCGCAACATGGCCTTCTGGGCCACGACGGCGGGCTACACGCTGATGACGTTCTCCATTGGCGGCCTGGCGTTCTGGATGCCCACGTACCTGGTGCGCGAGCGGCACCTGTGGCTGGAGCACCCGGGCCGCGTGGGCCTGGTGTTCGGCGCCATCACGGCGGTGGCGGGCCTCACCGGCACCGTGGCCGGCGGCTGGCTGGGCGACAAGATGGACCGCAAGCGCGCGGGCGGCGGACTGTGGCTGTCCGGCGTGGGCCTGCTGCTGGCGGCGCCGTGCATGTACCTGGCGGTGAACATCCAGGACACGACGCTGACGTTCGCGGCCATTGGCGTGGCGCAGTTCCTCATCTTCCTCAACAGCGGCCCCATCAACGCGGCCATCGTCAACTGCGTGCCGCCCGCGTTCCGCGCCTTCGCCATGGGCCTCAACGTGCTGTGCATCCACATGCTGGGCGACGCCATCTCCCCCACGCTCATCGGGCAGATCGCCGACATGGCCAGCCTCCACACCGCCATCGCCATCAACGCGGTGCCGGTGCTGCTGGGCGGCCTGGCGCTCCTCGTGGGCGCGAAGCTGTTCCGGGAGGCCACGCCCCGCACGCAGGCGGGCTGA
- a CDS encoding MotA/TolQ/ExbB proton channel family protein → MIPHLPLAFGAMNYVEIIRDASFIELAVLLLLMAVSVASWALIAMKATQLSRARAQSLTFLDTFWKASRLEAIYQSAQKLEGSPLSKVFCAGYEELSKLAQTGNQEGGGAEAAMSAKLGGIENVERALNRAATAQITELENRVSFLGTVGAASPFVGLFGTVIGILGAFNNIAEQGNATLATVAAPVGNALFATAAGLFAAIPAVVAYNSFVSRIKVFDTEMSNFSADFLNIIKRHFFR, encoded by the coding sequence ATGATACCCCACCTGCCCCTGGCCTTTGGCGCCATGAACTACGTGGAGATCATCCGCGACGCGTCGTTCATCGAGCTCGCGGTGCTCCTGCTCCTCATGGCCGTCTCGGTCGCCTCCTGGGCCCTCATCGCCATGAAGGCCACCCAGCTGTCGCGCGCCCGCGCCCAGTCGCTCACCTTTCTCGACACCTTCTGGAAGGCGTCCCGGCTGGAGGCCATCTACCAGTCCGCCCAGAAGCTGGAGGGCTCGCCGCTGTCGAAGGTGTTCTGCGCGGGCTACGAGGAGCTGAGCAAGCTGGCGCAGACGGGTAACCAGGAGGGCGGCGGCGCCGAGGCCGCGATGAGCGCCAAGCTGGGCGGCATCGAGAACGTGGAGCGCGCGCTCAACCGCGCGGCCACGGCGCAGATCACCGAGCTGGAGAACCGCGTGTCCTTCCTGGGCACGGTGGGCGCCGCGTCGCCGTTCGTGGGCCTGTTCGGCACGGTGATTGGCATCCTGGGCGCGTTCAACAACATCGCCGAGCAGGGCAACGCGACGCTGGCCACGGTGGCCGCGCCGGTGGGCAACGCGCTCTTCGCCACGGCGGCGGGGCTGTTCGCGGCCATCCCGGCGGTGGTCGCGTACAACTCGTTCGTCAGCCGCATCAAGGTCTTCGACACGGAGATGTCCAACTTCTCCGCGGACTTCCTCAACATCATCAAGCGGCACTTCTTCCGCTAG
- a CDS encoding Ppx/GppA phosphatase family protein has protein sequence MPRYASIDIGTNSVLLLVADRQPDGRFEAVVERAEITRLGRGVDTSRVLSSDGMEATLSVLVAFANEARELGAEAIAVSATSAARDAKNGADFIAAAKDRAGVTVEIIPGEMEAQLSFAAVAQDFGSEAAGPLLVVDIGGGSTEFIYGSDAGTVAFRHSFDVGAVRLTERYVRTDPLSPDERGAIEAHLRDTFSALPPPPPGAMLVGVAGTVTTLYAVQHQMATYDAEAVHGGTLSRGELDALTDRLCALPLDARRALPGLQPKRADVIPAGALILREAVKALRLDAVRVSDRGLRWGLLAHRFGSASGSGSSRS, from the coding sequence ATGCCGCGCTACGCCTCCATCGACATCGGGACCAACTCCGTGCTGCTGCTCGTCGCGGACCGCCAGCCGGACGGGCGCTTCGAGGCCGTGGTGGAGCGCGCCGAAATCACCCGCCTGGGCCGGGGCGTGGACACCAGCCGCGTCCTCTCCTCCGACGGCATGGAGGCCACGCTGTCCGTGCTGGTGGCCTTCGCCAACGAGGCCCGCGAGCTGGGCGCGGAAGCCATCGCCGTGTCCGCCACCAGCGCCGCGCGCGACGCGAAGAACGGCGCGGACTTCATCGCCGCCGCGAAGGACCGCGCGGGCGTGACGGTGGAGATCATCCCCGGGGAGATGGAGGCGCAGCTGTCCTTCGCCGCCGTGGCCCAGGACTTCGGGAGCGAGGCCGCGGGCCCGCTGCTCGTGGTGGACATTGGCGGCGGGTCCACGGAGTTCATCTACGGCAGCGACGCCGGCACGGTGGCCTTCCGCCACAGCTTCGACGTGGGCGCCGTGCGGCTCACGGAGCGCTACGTGCGCACCGACCCGCTGTCCCCCGACGAGCGCGGCGCCATCGAGGCGCACCTGCGCGACACCTTCTCCGCCCTGCCCCCGCCGCCTCCGGGCGCGATGCTGGTGGGCGTAGCCGGCACGGTGACGACGCTGTACGCCGTGCAGCACCAGATGGCCACCTACGACGCGGAAGCGGTCCATGGCGGCACGCTGTCCCGGGGCGAGCTGGACGCGCTCACGGACCGGCTGTGCGCCCTGCCCCTGGACGCGCGGCGGGCGCTGCCCGGCCTCCAGCCCAAGCGCGCGGACGTCATCCCCGCGGGCGCCCTCATCCTGCGGGAAGCGGTGAAGGCGCTGCGCCTGGATGCGGTCCGCGTGAGCGACCGCGGCCTGCGCTGGGGCCTCCTGGCACACCGCTTCGGCTCGGCCTCCGGCTCCGGCTCTTCTCGCTCATGA
- the murI gene encoding glutamate racemase, producing MRQDSHGPIGVFDSGIGGLTVLKALMARLPHERTLYLGDTARVPYGTKSGEVVTRYSLKNAEFLLERGIKLLVVACNTASAAALPALQAALPVPVLGVIEPGARTALQRTRGGGVGVIGTPGTVRSGAYQRALEAGNPRVAVKATACPLFVPLAEEGWTTGDVPLLVAREYLAGFARDGVDTLVLGCTHYPLLKGVIAEVVGPHVSLVDSAEATAEAVAELLGQKGLLAPESVGTPEHAFFVTDVPERFVEVGARFLGRPIPSAEQVDLRF from the coding sequence ATGCGGCAAGACAGCCACGGTCCCATCGGCGTGTTCGACTCCGGCATCGGAGGCCTCACGGTCCTCAAGGCGCTCATGGCGCGGCTCCCCCACGAGCGCACGCTCTACCTGGGGGACACCGCCCGGGTGCCCTACGGCACCAAGTCCGGCGAGGTGGTGACGCGCTACTCGCTGAAGAACGCGGAGTTCCTCCTGGAGCGCGGCATCAAGCTGCTGGTGGTGGCGTGCAACACCGCCTCCGCCGCGGCGCTGCCCGCGCTCCAGGCCGCGCTGCCGGTGCCGGTGCTGGGCGTGATTGAACCCGGGGCCCGCACGGCGCTCCAGCGCACCCGGGGCGGCGGCGTGGGCGTCATCGGGACGCCGGGCACCGTGCGCTCCGGCGCGTACCAGCGGGCGCTGGAGGCGGGCAACCCGAGGGTCGCGGTGAAGGCCACGGCGTGCCCGCTCTTCGTGCCCCTGGCGGAAGAGGGGTGGACCACGGGCGACGTGCCGCTGCTGGTGGCCCGCGAGTACCTGGCCGGCTTCGCGCGCGACGGCGTGGACACGCTGGTGCTGGGCTGCACCCACTACCCGCTGCTCAAGGGCGTCATCGCCGAGGTCGTGGGGCCGCACGTGTCGCTGGTGGACTCGGCGGAGGCCACGGCGGAGGCGGTGGCGGAGCTGCTGGGACAGAAGGGCCTGCTGGCGCCGGAGTCCGTGGGCACGCCGGAGCACGCCTTCTTCGTCACCGACGTGCCGGAGCGCTTCGTGGAGGTGGGGGCCCGCTTCCTGGGGCGCCCCATCCCTTCCGCGGAGCAGGTGGACCTGCGCTTCTAG
- a CDS encoding TonB family protein, producing the protein MSSAVTHSLLVSRPTRLSRFLVVSVVGHVAVLAAALLYARFTSAPKVDLDQKPINASLVRLGKPRDPKLLPRKEVAQPPPKEVVAKPTPTPPADAPAPSPAAVAVPGVKPAPSPAPQKGEANAEDRRKKLFGAFDKSAKPSEPEELEGAEDGDPDGDSAVAEGERYYGLLKSQVRRHYNVADTIPDAERLYLKAQVAMKLGRAGEVLDVSLAKASGNELFDAAVVAAVRKASPFSPPPDALRDALQKNGVVLVFSP; encoded by the coding sequence ATGAGCTCCGCGGTGACCCACAGCCTGCTGGTGAGCCGGCCCACGCGGCTGTCGCGCTTCCTCGTCGTCTCCGTCGTCGGGCACGTGGCGGTGCTGGCGGCGGCGCTCTTGTACGCGCGCTTCACGTCCGCGCCGAAGGTGGACCTGGACCAGAAGCCCATCAACGCGTCGCTGGTGCGCCTGGGCAAGCCGCGCGACCCCAAGCTCCTGCCGCGCAAGGAAGTGGCGCAGCCGCCGCCCAAGGAGGTCGTGGCGAAGCCCACGCCCACGCCTCCCGCGGACGCGCCCGCGCCCTCCCCCGCCGCGGTGGCGGTGCCCGGCGTGAAGCCCGCGCCGTCGCCCGCGCCCCAGAAGGGGGAAGCGAACGCGGAGGACCGGCGCAAGAAGCTGTTCGGCGCGTTCGACAAGTCCGCGAAGCCCAGCGAGCCGGAGGAGCTGGAGGGGGCCGAGGACGGCGACCCCGACGGTGACTCCGCGGTGGCGGAGGGCGAGCGGTACTACGGTCTTTTGAAGTCCCAGGTGCGCCGTCACTACAACGTGGCGGACACCATCCCCGACGCGGAGCGCCTGTATCTCAAGGCGCAGGTGGCCATGAAGCTGGGCCGCGCGGGCGAAGTGCTGGACGTGAGCCTGGCCAAGGCCAGCGGCAACGAGCTGTTCGACGCGGCGGTGGTGGCCGCCGTGCGCAAGGCATCCCCCTTCTCTCCTCCCCCCGATGCGCTTCGCGACGCGCTCCAGAAGAACGGCGTCGTCCTGGTGTTCAGCCCATGA
- a CDS encoding LpqB family beta-propeller domain-containing protein, whose product MKALLLSLLLVPALVLAQAPVIEISGANFRPLPLAAPAPVVQEGADRKSAQTFDSAFTYDLTASGIFQVLDRNSFTADAKEGMTAGSINFSRWADVGAESLVKVSLAQDGGALRGELRLFSVATGKEELKVAKDAPANEPRRLAHALADALYRHFTREPSPFLSRITYVRKAGSNRDVYVADWDGMGAQALTKGGTHILPTLSPSGQVAFTSYRKNRPDIYVQSPGGEAKALVTDGQMATGVAYSPDGKRIAYALAEGESAQIYVAAADGSGAKAVTDTPYGLNTSPTWSPDGKRIAFVSNRGGSPQVYVMNADGSGVKRLTFQGNYNQTPDWSPRGDLIAFTARDERNAFDLFTVNVDTGKVTRLTQDQGNNEEPTFSPNGRLIMFSTNRNGAAHLWVMTADGNNQVPLPMEKGSWLTPDWGTAPAAK is encoded by the coding sequence ATGAAAGCCCTCCTGCTGTCGCTCCTCCTCGTCCCCGCGCTGGTGCTGGCGCAGGCACCCGTCATCGAAATCTCCGGCGCGAACTTCCGCCCGCTGCCGCTCGCGGCCCCCGCGCCCGTGGTGCAGGAGGGCGCGGACAGGAAGTCCGCCCAGACGTTCGACTCCGCCTTCACGTACGACCTCACCGCCTCCGGCATCTTCCAGGTGCTGGACCGCAACAGCTTCACCGCGGACGCGAAGGAGGGCATGACGGCGGGCAGCATCAACTTCAGCCGCTGGGCGGACGTGGGCGCGGAGTCGCTGGTGAAGGTGTCGCTCGCGCAGGACGGCGGCGCGCTGCGCGGCGAGCTGCGCCTGTTCAGCGTGGCCACGGGCAAGGAGGAGCTGAAGGTGGCCAAGGACGCGCCGGCCAATGAGCCCCGGCGGCTGGCGCACGCGCTGGCGGACGCGCTCTACCGGCACTTCACCCGCGAGCCCAGCCCCTTCCTGTCGCGCATCACCTACGTGCGCAAGGCGGGCTCCAACCGCGACGTGTACGTGGCGGACTGGGACGGCATGGGCGCGCAGGCGCTCACCAAGGGCGGCACGCACATCCTCCCCACGCTCAGCCCCTCCGGCCAGGTGGCCTTCACGTCCTACCGGAAGAACCGGCCGGACATCTACGTGCAGTCCCCCGGCGGCGAGGCGAAGGCGCTGGTGACGGACGGGCAGATGGCCACGGGCGTCGCGTACTCGCCGGACGGCAAGAGAATCGCGTACGCGCTGGCGGAGGGTGAGAGCGCGCAGATCTACGTCGCCGCGGCGGACGGCTCCGGCGCGAAGGCCGTCACCGACACGCCCTACGGCCTCAACACCAGCCCCACCTGGTCGCCGGACGGCAAGCGCATCGCGTTCGTGTCCAACCGGGGCGGCAGCCCGCAGGTGTACGTGATGAACGCGGACGGCTCCGGCGTGAAGCGGCTCACCTTCCAGGGCAACTACAACCAGACGCCGGACTGGTCGCCGCGCGGGGACCTCATCGCCTTCACCGCGCGCGACGAGCGCAACGCCTTCGACCTCTTCACGGTCAACGTGGACACGGGCAAGGTGACGCGCCTCACGCAGGACCAGGGCAACAACGAGGAGCCCACCTTCTCCCCCAACGGCCGGCTCATCATGTTCAGCACCAACCGCAACGGCGCCGCGCACCTGTGGGTGATGACCGCCGACGGCAACAACCAGGTGCCGCTCCCCATGGAGAAGGGCAGCTGGCTGACCCCGGACTGGGGCACCGCTCCGGCGGCGAAGTAG